The proteins below come from a single uncultured Carboxylicivirga sp. genomic window:
- a CDS encoding sigma-54 dependent transcriptional regulator produces MRINVIEDDKVFNKLVEHTLKLNPDYEVQSYFNGKDFIRNLSDNPDVVTLDLGLPDYTGNEILKKIKRFNPEIDVIIISGQDDISTAVQLLKEGAYDYITKDENIKERLLHSVQNINKNKNLKNEISQLKSEISNKYEYKNAIIGDSPAIKAVFALIDKAIKVPNINVSVYGETGTGKELIAKTIHYNSPRKDRPFIAVNMGAIPKELIESELFGHEKGAFTGAITSKKGKFEEADGGTIFLDEIGEMDLNLQVKLLRVLQEREITRVGANNVIKINTRIITATNRDLAEEVREGNFREDLYYRLLGLPIHLPALKDRRNDTLMLSQHFLNTFCKDNGLEKLELTAAAKKKILSHRFPGNVRELKAVVELGAVMTNSSIIDEEHIIFNSTQSQEDLFNEEMTLKEYTERIIRHYLRKYNNNVLLVADKLDMGKSTIYNLLKRDKEAN; encoded by the coding sequence ATGAGAATTAATGTTATTGAGGATGATAAAGTGTTTAATAAACTAGTAGAGCATACTTTAAAACTCAATCCCGATTATGAAGTACAATCCTATTTTAATGGTAAGGATTTTATTAGAAATTTGAGTGATAACCCTGATGTAGTTACACTTGATTTAGGTTTGCCTGATTATACTGGCAATGAGATTCTAAAAAAAATTAAACGATTCAATCCTGAAATTGATGTGATTATTATTTCGGGACAAGATGATATTTCTACTGCTGTTCAGCTCTTAAAAGAAGGAGCTTACGATTATATTACCAAAGATGAGAATATAAAAGAAAGACTGCTTCATAGTGTTCAGAATATAAATAAGAACAAGAATCTTAAAAACGAAATTAGCCAGTTAAAGAGCGAAATTAGTAATAAGTATGAATATAAGAATGCTATAATTGGTGATAGTCCGGCAATTAAAGCTGTATTTGCATTGATTGATAAAGCTATTAAGGTACCTAATATTAACGTGTCGGTTTATGGCGAAACTGGTACGGGGAAGGAGTTAATTGCAAAAACTATCCATTATAATTCGCCTCGCAAAGATCGACCTTTTATTGCGGTTAATATGGGCGCAATTCCCAAAGAGCTGATCGAAAGTGAATTGTTTGGGCACGAGAAAGGTGCTTTTACGGGAGCCATCACATCGAAGAAAGGTAAATTTGAAGAAGCCGATGGGGGAACTATCTTTTTGGATGAAATTGGGGAAATGGATTTAAACCTTCAGGTTAAATTATTACGTGTTCTTCAAGAACGAGAGATAACCCGTGTGGGAGCTAATAATGTTATTAAGATAAACACACGTATTATAACAGCAACCAACCGCGATTTGGCCGAAGAAGTTAGGGAAGGTAACTTTCGCGAAGATTTGTATTATCGCTTATTGGGGCTGCCTATTCACCTTCCTGCGTTAAAAGACAGACGTAACGATACATTAATGCTTTCGCAGCATTTTTTAAATACTTTTTGTAAAGACAATGGATTAGAAAAGCTGGAGTTAACCGCTGCTGCCAAGAAGAAAATTTTGAGTCATCGCTTTCCGGGTAATGTACGAGAGCTAAAAGCTGTGGTAGAACTAGGTGCCGTTATGACTAACTCTAGTATTATTGATGAGGAACATATAATTTTTAATTCAACTCAGTCGCAAGAAGATCTTTTTAATGAGGAAATGACTCTGAAAGAATATACTGAAAGGATTATACGACATTATTTACGAAAGTACAATAACAACGTATTACTTGTGGCAGATAAATTGGATATGGGAAAGTCAACCATTTATAATTTACTAAAGAGAGATAAAGAAGCTAATTAG
- the lepA gene encoding translation elongation factor 4, with protein sequence MKNIRNFCIIAHIDHGKSTLADRLLEFTKTVSEKDLQAQVLDDMDLERERGITIKSHAIQMDYEFENEKYVLNLIDTPGHVDFSYEVSRSIAACEGALLIVDATQGIQAQTISNLYQAIEHDLEIIPILNKMDLPNAMPEEVEDQIIDLIGCDREDIIRASGKTGEGVENILEALIHRVPSPVGDPEAPLQCLIFDSVFNSFRGIIAYFKVVNGSMKKGDMVKFFNTGKQYDADEIGVLRLDMEPRKELRTGDVGYIISGIKTSKEVKVGDTITHVKGGCAQAIGGFEEVKPMVFAGVYPIDAEDYEDLRAAMEKLQLNDASLTYEPESSAALGFGFRCGFLGLLHMEIIQERLDREFDMAVITTVPNVPYIAHTKKGEVINIHTPSELPEPTVLDHVEEPYIKASVITKSEYIGSIMSLCLGKRGLLVKQHYLTSDRVDLEFEMPLAEIVFDFYDKLKSISKGYASFDYHPIGFRIAKLVRLDILLNSESVDALSSLIHFDNAQTFGRRMCEKLKELIPRQQFDIAIQAAIGAKVVARETVKAVRKDVTAKCYGGDISRKRKLLEKQKKGKKRMKQVGNVEVPQKAFLAVLKLD encoded by the coding sequence ATGAAGAACATACGTAACTTTTGCATTATAGCCCATATCGACCATGGTAAAAGTACCCTGGCCGACCGTTTATTGGAATTTACTAAAACCGTTTCGGAGAAGGATCTTCAGGCACAGGTACTGGATGATATGGATTTGGAGCGCGAACGAGGCATTACTATTAAAAGTCATGCCATTCAAATGGACTATGAGTTTGAGAATGAAAAATACGTTCTTAACCTAATTGACACACCGGGACACGTTGACTTCTCGTACGAAGTATCGCGTTCGATTGCTGCTTGCGAAGGTGCTTTGTTAATTGTGGATGCTACACAGGGTATTCAGGCTCAAACTATTTCTAACCTATATCAGGCTATTGAGCACGATTTGGAAATTATTCCTATCCTCAATAAAATGGATTTACCTAATGCCATGCCTGAGGAGGTAGAAGATCAGATTATTGATTTAATCGGTTGCGACCGCGAAGATATTATCCGCGCCAGTGGTAAAACCGGCGAAGGGGTTGAAAATATACTTGAAGCTTTAATTCATCGTGTACCTTCTCCTGTTGGTGATCCTGAAGCACCCCTTCAGTGTTTGATCTTCGACTCGGTATTTAACTCATTCCGTGGTATCATTGCATACTTTAAAGTGGTAAATGGTAGTATGAAAAAAGGCGACATGGTTAAGTTCTTCAATACCGGAAAGCAATACGATGCTGATGAGATTGGAGTATTACGTTTAGATATGGAGCCTCGAAAAGAGCTAAGAACAGGCGATGTAGGTTATATCATTTCGGGTATCAAAACCAGTAAAGAGGTAAAAGTTGGTGATACCATCACCCATGTTAAAGGTGGTTGTGCTCAAGCTATCGGAGGTTTTGAGGAAGTTAAACCGATGGTATTTGCCGGAGTTTACCCAATTGATGCCGAGGATTACGAGGATCTTCGTGCCGCAATGGAGAAGCTACAGCTAAATGATGCCTCGTTAACATACGAACCTGAATCGTCGGCTGCATTAGGCTTTGGTTTCCGATGTGGTTTCTTAGGTTTGCTTCACATGGAGATTATACAGGAACGTTTAGATCGCGAATTCGATATGGCTGTGATCACTACCGTACCTAACGTACCGTATATTGCTCATACCAAAAAAGGCGAAGTAATAAACATTCACACTCCATCGGAATTGCCTGAGCCAACGGTATTAGATCATGTAGAAGAACCTTATATCAAAGCTTCGGTTATCACCAAATCAGAATATATTGGTAGCATTATGTCGCTTTGCCTTGGTAAGCGTGGTTTATTGGTTAAGCAACATTACCTTACCTCCGACCGTGTTGATTTGGAATTTGAAATGCCTTTGGCCGAGATTGTATTCGACTTTTACGATAAACTAAAGAGTATTTCCAAAGGATATGCATCTTTCGATTATCACCCTATCGGATTCCGAATTGCCAAACTGGTTCGCTTGGACATCCTGCTAAATAGCGAAAGTGTAGATGCTCTTTCATCATTAATTCACTTCGACAACGCTCAGACTTTTGGTCGTCGTATGTGTGAGAAGTTGAAAGAATTAATACCTCGTCAACAGTTCGACATTGCCATTCAGGCAGCTATTGGTGCTAAAGTGGTAGCTCGCGAAACCGTTAAAGCAGTTCGTAAAGATGTGACTGCTAAATGTTATGGTGGTGATATCTCGCGTAAGCGTAAACTGTTAGAAAAACAGAAGAAAGGTAAAAAACGTATGAAACAGGTGGGTAACGTGGAAGTACCACAAAAAGCCTTCCTGGCAGTTTTAAAACTAGACTAG
- a CDS encoding PepSY-associated TM helix domain-containing protein — translation MKWSTKVRKWIRIIHRDLGYLLVGISVIYGVSGYLLNHMDGKDPAFHSIDATIQVDKNLNSDALIQHLSTFENLPEVKRILPAEDGFLRVMFNGGIGIYNIHNGELSYEFHRKKPIIYAINKLHYNKVKGWSIMGDFFAFSLIFLAISGMFMVKGKNGLMRRGIWLVLIGLAIPILYILFA, via the coding sequence ATGAAGTGGTCGACTAAAGTCAGAAAGTGGATTCGCATCATCCACCGCGATTTAGGCTACTTGCTGGTAGGTATCTCGGTAATTTACGGAGTATCGGGCTACCTGCTCAATCATATGGATGGGAAAGATCCGGCTTTTCACAGCATTGACGCCACAATACAAGTGGATAAGAACCTAAACAGCGATGCCTTAATTCAGCATCTTTCCACTTTTGAAAACTTGCCAGAGGTTAAACGCATATTACCGGCTGAAGATGGCTTTTTAAGAGTAATGTTTAATGGTGGAATCGGTATTTACAACATTCATAATGGTGAATTGAGTTACGAGTTTCATCGCAAAAAGCCAATTATTTACGCCATCAACAAACTGCATTACAATAAGGTTAAAGGATGGTCAATAATGGGCGACTTTTTTGCCTTCTCACTTATCTTTCTGGCAATATCAGGCATGTTTATGGTGAAAGGCAAAAACGGATTGATGCGCCGAGGTATATGGCTGGTGCTAATCGGATTAGCCATACCAATATTATACATCTTATTTGCTTAA
- a CDS encoding DUF4857 domain-containing protein translates to MMTKKNIKTLLVLIATLLMAWVLPWLVKLSTNEASRYPFTYYSSVKKEFFQVAKINNETKLIDQSGNEYTRAEYDSLLPMLSYRQLLKDGRLPDSLNGKAISGKSIQMEQFYFKYSPRDKNDKKMDLNPMFESMSGLVRIESPDDMFSINKKMVFIDAETNSVDQEKSQKFHQAMVKRGYTFPTKMVAGNPSTKKLYDEGWFALDANNQLYHIKMVNGNPFVKNTNAGEKLDIDFVKTIETQNRRMYAFVFDAKGDLYYLSDVSYDPIPVAIDNFNTNQDQLTIMANPFYWNVMVTTPSQRITYALDNTTLEEVDRLTETRNKTSWEKIHPYIFPFYIEMKSMYSKFVYPHALGWSSLALAANAIFALLLIGLLKSKKQRIKALHIILVVLTGIFGFIALLCFNEKQQETENVIQLK, encoded by the coding sequence ATGATGACAAAGAAAAATATAAAAACACTTCTGGTTTTAATCGCCACTTTATTGATGGCATGGGTTCTGCCCTGGTTAGTAAAACTAAGTACCAACGAAGCCAGTCGTTACCCTTTCACGTACTATTCGAGTGTAAAAAAAGAATTCTTTCAGGTAGCCAAGATAAATAACGAAACCAAACTGATTGATCAGAGCGGAAATGAATATACACGCGCTGAATACGACAGCTTACTGCCTATGTTAAGCTATCGTCAGCTATTGAAAGACGGACGTTTGCCCGATTCGCTTAACGGCAAAGCCATTAGCGGAAAGAGTATTCAAATGGAACAATTCTATTTCAAATACAGTCCGCGAGATAAGAATGATAAAAAGATGGACCTGAATCCGATGTTTGAATCCATGTCGGGATTAGTACGAATTGAATCACCCGACGACATGTTTAGTATCAACAAAAAAATGGTTTTTATCGATGCCGAAACCAACTCGGTTGATCAAGAAAAGAGCCAAAAATTTCATCAGGCAATGGTCAAACGAGGCTATACTTTCCCTACAAAAATGGTGGCAGGAAATCCGTCAACCAAGAAATTATACGATGAAGGTTGGTTTGCCTTAGATGCCAACAACCAATTGTATCATATTAAAATGGTAAATGGTAATCCTTTTGTAAAAAACACCAACGCAGGAGAAAAGCTGGATATCGATTTTGTAAAAACCATCGAAACACAAAACCGCCGAATGTATGCTTTTGTGTTCGATGCAAAAGGTGATTTGTATTATCTGAGTGACGTAAGCTATGATCCTATCCCGGTTGCTATTGACAATTTCAATACCAATCAGGATCAACTAACCATTATGGCCAATCCTTTTTATTGGAATGTAATGGTAACAACTCCTTCGCAACGCATTACCTATGCTTTAGACAATACCACTTTAGAAGAAGTAGATCGACTGACAGAGACAAGAAATAAAACCAGCTGGGAGAAAATACACCCGTATATATTTCCTTTTTATATTGAGATGAAGTCGATGTATTCAAAATTTGTATATCCTCATGCATTAGGCTGGTCATCACTGGCATTAGCAGCCAATGCTATTTTTGCACTCTTACTAATAGGTCTGCTAAAGAGTAAAAAACAAAGAATAAAAGCGCTTCATATAATTTTAGTGGTGCTAACAGGTATATTTGGTTTTATAGCATTGTTGTGTTTTAACGAGAAACAACAGGAAACAGAAAATGTAATTCAATTAAAATAA
- a CDS encoding ABC transporter ATP-binding protein, translating to MAAVIECNNITHYYGNRLIYKDLNFSVEKGKILGLLGKNGTGKTTIINILNGYLKPYSGECRLLGEDMRLLSIETKAKIGLLLEGHVQHSYFNIVQIEKFYSRFFQNWKSEYYWDLMDKLKVTRKQKISTMSCGQRSQVALGLILAQDPELLILDDFSMGLDPGYRRLFVDYLKEYVTATNKTIFLTSHIIQDMEHLIDETMILDYGKLLLHKPTKEILNNFTRFKITDDVRFKIESYESIQNVEHFKTHTEFYSFDPMDKIKQELNLQNIDTQSIVQEQLTLEDAFIGLTGKY from the coding sequence GTGGCTGCAGTAATTGAATGTAACAACATCACCCATTATTATGGGAACCGACTGATCTATAAAGATCTGAATTTTTCGGTGGAGAAAGGAAAGATATTAGGTTTGCTGGGAAAAAACGGAACAGGTAAAACCACTATCATAAATATTCTGAACGGTTATTTAAAACCGTATTCAGGTGAGTGTCGCTTATTGGGTGAAGATATGCGATTGCTGAGTATTGAAACCAAAGCAAAAATAGGTCTTTTGCTCGAAGGGCATGTTCAGCACAGTTATTTCAATATTGTTCAGATAGAAAAGTTCTATTCTCGATTTTTCCAAAACTGGAAAAGCGAATATTATTGGGACTTAATGGATAAGCTAAAAGTAACCCGCAAGCAAAAAATCTCCACCATGTCGTGCGGACAGCGTTCGCAGGTGGCATTAGGATTAATTTTAGCACAAGATCCGGAATTGTTGATTCTGGATGATTTCTCAATGGGGCTTGATCCGGGTTATCGCCGTTTATTTGTCGATTATCTGAAAGAGTATGTAACGGCTACCAATAAAACCATCTTTCTGACTTCGCATATCATTCAGGATATGGAGCATCTGATTGATGAAACTATGATTTTGGATTACGGTAAGCTATTGCTACATAAACCAACCAAAGAGATTTTAAACAACTTCACTCGCTTCAAGATAACCGATGATGTTCGTTTCAAAATAGAAAGTTATGAATCGATTCAGAATGTGGAGCACTTCAAAACACATACGGAGTTTTACTCTTTCGACCCAATGGATAAAATTAAACAAGAGTTGAACCTCCAAAACATCGATACACAAAGTATAGTGCAGGAGCAATTAACCCTTGAAGATGCTTTTATTGGTTTAACAGGTAAATACTAA
- a CDS encoding DUF6850 family outer membrane beta-barrel protein: MMKKGITSILISLVCLLGYSQTDSLLTTINWQNSLERQYNVINAINPAGEKYSVSNRFLHNTVKIKHIDQTLISTLEYGDTQTNYSINIDGYNKYSSSVLWGSAKYEFADIKNVNWNNVTDVHLLFPYIVADSIGGNRKQETYFLTGGYQYHLNNYTLGIETAYRAAIRYAQTNPRPLNTVSDFDLRFGVTRHLNKYNLGLSGGYGNYHQKLKVKMYGDRNTTYIYFLRGFGLHQDLLSGNASTQENDYFGNSVTGSVSLSPIHSGFTALFSYRYESIYHKETNGRNGIEPFKIDHKNIHSQIGYRWQTDLSDFESKLQLTQQKRIGTETTYERVGSEYEILTQSSPYNHTETNLSVNFFWNRRNTDNQNKFELFSSLEYSNTDAFHLDDGLDHFFMQINSFDPKLHYKWHVYKGASQWTINHLLQTKYILSSDGRLRNTDDLNQNDNPKDISPLFDVVHENYWRMTQNIFHTNLSLTYMYHMSNKKSIGIESGINIVSNGATSNIGGNINLTLNF; this comes from the coding sequence ATGATGAAAAAAGGTATTACCTCTATATTAATTTCCTTAGTTTGCTTATTGGGTTATAGTCAAACCGATAGTTTATTAACAACTATTAATTGGCAAAACTCACTTGAGCGGCAATATAATGTGATTAATGCTATTAATCCTGCCGGTGAAAAATACTCAGTAAGTAACCGATTCCTGCATAACACAGTCAAGATTAAACACATTGATCAAACACTAATTTCGACTCTCGAATACGGTGATACCCAAACTAACTACTCTATCAACATTGATGGTTATAACAAATATTCTTCTTCGGTCTTATGGGGCAGTGCGAAATACGAATTTGCAGACATAAAGAATGTTAACTGGAACAATGTGACTGATGTCCATTTGCTTTTCCCTTACATTGTGGCCGATTCAATCGGTGGTAATCGAAAGCAGGAAACCTACTTTCTTACCGGCGGATACCAATATCACTTAAACAATTATACATTAGGCATAGAAACTGCTTACCGGGCTGCCATCCGCTATGCCCAAACCAATCCAAGACCGTTAAATACCGTATCTGATTTTGATTTGAGGTTTGGAGTAACCCGTCATCTTAATAAATACAATTTAGGGCTGAGTGGCGGCTACGGTAATTATCATCAGAAACTAAAAGTTAAGATGTATGGCGATCGCAACACCACATACATTTATTTTCTTCGAGGCTTTGGATTACATCAGGATCTTTTATCAGGTAATGCCTCAACGCAAGAAAACGATTATTTTGGCAATAGTGTAACAGGTAGTGTTTCATTATCGCCGATTCATTCTGGATTTACTGCACTTTTCTCCTATCGCTACGAATCGATTTATCACAAAGAAACAAACGGAAGAAATGGTATTGAGCCATTTAAAATTGATCACAAAAACATTCACTCTCAAATAGGTTACAGATGGCAAACCGATCTGTCGGATTTCGAGAGTAAACTACAATTAACACAACAAAAAAGAATTGGAACTGAAACTACTTATGAAAGAGTAGGCAGTGAATATGAGATTTTAACTCAAAGTAGCCCTTATAATCATACAGAAACCAACTTATCTGTCAACTTTTTTTGGAACAGACGAAATACTGATAATCAAAATAAATTTGAATTGTTCAGCTCTCTTGAATATTCTAATACAGATGCTTTTCATTTGGATGACGGTTTGGATCATTTCTTTATGCAGATAAATTCTTTCGACCCTAAACTCCATTACAAATGGCACGTCTATAAAGGAGCCTCTCAATGGACCATAAACCATTTATTACAAACAAAATATATACTGTCTTCGGATGGCAGATTACGCAATACTGATGACCTTAATCAAAATGACAATCCTAAAGATATTTCGCCATTATTTGATGTGGTTCATGAAAACTATTGGCGAATGACACAAAATATTTTTCACACTAATCTATCCTTAACATACATGTACCATATGTCTAACAAAAAATCGATTGGAATAGAATCGGGAATAAATATTGTATCCAATGGTGCTACAAGCAATATTGGAGGAAACATCAATTTAACACTTAATTTTTAA